ACGATGCCCCTGGACGAGCATCTGGCTCATCTCCAGAGCGACCCCGGCCGCGTGCACGCGCAGCTCTACGATCTCGCGGCGAACGGGCACGAGCTGGCGAGCGGGAGCATCCGGATCCATCGAAAGGACATCCAGGAGCGCGTGATGGAGGTCATCGGGATGACCCGGGAGGAAGCCCAGTCGAAGTTCGGCTTCCTGCTGGAGGCGTTCGAGTACGGCGCGCCGCCGCACGGGGGGATCGCGCTGGGTCTCGACCGGATGGTCGTGCTCTTCCAGGGCGGGGACTCGATCCGAGACGCGATCGCCTTCCCCAAGACCGCCCGCGCCACGTCCCTGATGGACGAGGCCCCCGGTCCCATCGACGAGGCGGATCTCCGCGAGCTGCATCTAAGGGTGACGAGCTCGAAACCCTGAACTCCCGCGGCTGGTACCCTTTCTGCAGTGCCCATGCGTCGTCGGCCCAGAAGGATTGACTTCCCGGGGCCCAATCCCTACGGTCAAGGTGTGGGCACGGGCTCGACGCGAGGGGCGAGAGTTCCCTAAGTTGAAACAATCCAGAAACTTGCAACGCTCGAAGTGGGTCCGCGCTCCCGGTCGGGAGGGCGGGCGATCGAAGCGGCTCCAGACTGGCCGCCCGGCCGGGCTCTGGCCGGCGCCCGTGGCCGGACGTCGGGGCGACGCCCCCGGCGCGGTTCTCCTTCTCCTCCTTCTCGCCTCGCACGGCTGCGGGGGCGCCACGGCGCCCTGCCCCACTCCCACGACCGAGCTGGACCGGCTCCGGACCGAGACGGAGCGGCTGGAGCGCGAGATGGACGAGGCGAGCCGTGCCGAGGAGGCCGTGAACGAGGAGCGCGAGGAGGCGCTTCGACGGATGGCGGAAGCGGAGGCGGCGCTCGACTCGATCGCCGACGCGCGGGCGCGTTGAGGCGGGACGCCGGTGCGGCGCGCGCGCTCCTCGCGGCCGTGACGTTCGCGGCGATCGCCGGAGCGTCGGGCTGCGGCAAACCGGTGCTCCGTGTCGCGGACGCGTCACTGGGGGACTACTACACGAAGGAGGAGTACGAGAAGCTGAGCGACGAGCAGCGGGAGGAGTATTGCACCGAGCTCGCCAATCAGCGCGACCTCTTCCTCGAGCAGATCGCGAGCGCCGAGAAGGCGCTGGAGAACCACCGGCTCCAGACCGAGCCGCGCCGGCGCGAGCTGGACTCGCTCCGGGTGGCGGCGGCCGAGCTCGAGTCGCGGCTCGCGGAGGCGCGAAGCGGGGCCGGGGTCGAGGGAGCCGGAACGAGGGGCGGCGGAACCACGGGCGAAGCCGCGAGCGCGTACACGGTCCGGAGCGGGGATTCCCTCTGGCGGATCGCCGCGCGCGAGAGGGTGTACGGCCGGGGGACGCGGTGGACGCGTCTCTTCGAAGCCAATCGGGACCGGATCCGGGATCCGGACCGGATCTATCCAGGACAGGAGATCCAGATTCCACGATGACGAACGCGAACGGAGAGACGACGCGCAGCGTCGCGATCGAAGGCGTCGACCCCCTCTCCCTCTTTGGAAAGAACGACGCGAACCTCCGGCTCGTCGAGCGGAGCTATCCGGTCCAGCTCACCTACCGGGACGGCAAGATCTCCGTCCGGGGCGAGGCGGGACCCGTGGACGAGGTGAGCGCGATCCTGAGCTCGCTCGCCGATCTCGTCCGGCGCGGCGCCGTGCTCGAGGAGCACGACGTCCACAACTTCATCGGCCTGAACGGGCACGACGACCGAGACGCCTCCTTGCAGCTCTACGAGCGGCCGGTCCTCTTCTCGTTCGACAAGCGCACGATCCGGGTCAAGACGCTGGGGCAGGCGCGGTACGTCAGCGCGCTCCAGAAGCACGACATCGTGTTCGCGATCGGCCCGGCGGGAACGGGGAAGACCTACCTCGCGGTGGCCGCGGCGGTGCACGCCCTCAAGTCGCGGCAGGTGGAACGAATCCTTCTCGTGCGCCCCGCGGTGGAGGCCGGGGAGAACCTGGGCTTCCTTCCCGGAGACATGAAGGAGAAGGTCGATCCCTACCTGCGCCCGCTCTACGACTCGCTGAACGATCTCCTCTCCTACGAGAAGATCCGCCGGTTCCTCGATCTCGGCGTGATCGAGGTGGCGCCGCTCGCGTACATGCGCGGGCGCACGCTCAACAACGCGTTCGTGATCCTGGACGAGGCGCAGAACACGACGGTCGGGCAGATGAAGATGTTCCTGACGAGGCTCGGCTACGGTTCCAAGGCCGTGATCACGGGCGACGTCACCCAGATCGACCTGGGCACGCAGCACGCGTCCGGCCTCGTCGAGATCCAGAACATCCTGAAGGGCGTGCCGGATCTCTCGTTCGTGTACCTGAACGAGCGGGACGTGGTCCGGCACCATCTGGTGCGCGAGATCATCCGCGCCTTCGACGAGCACGAGAAGGCGAACCCCACGAGCGAAGGATCCCGCCCCGCCACGGGGCGCTGATCCGCGCGGAGGTCACGAGCCCTCCCCAATATGGCGAGCGAGCCCTTCAGGGTCGTCGAGCCCAAGAGGCGCGAGAAGAGGAACGGCTTCCGCGCGTGGATCGCGCGCGTCCTGGGACGCCGCACGCGCCGGACCGCGCTGCTCGTCGGGTTCCTGGCGTTCATCTGTCTCCTGGTGCCGAGGGATCCCGACTTCGAGGTGATCACGCTGCGCGAGGGATTCCCCGCGAAGCGGGACCTGATCGCCCCCTTCCAGTTCTACCTGCTCAAGGAGCGGCACCGCCTCCAGGGCGAGCAGGAGACCGCCGCGCGGGCGGTCGCGCCGGTCTACTCGGTGGATCCGGACATGAAACCCCGCGTGGAGGCGCTCCTCGATTCGCTCTCGGGCCCCCAGCGCGCCGACCAATTGGCGCGCGAGAAGGGCTCCCTTGGCGCGAGGCTCCGCGATCTCGGCATGACCTCGCAGGCGCTCCGGCTCCTCGCGGCGCCCGAGGGGGACCGCATCGTGGTGCTCGCCGAGCGGATCGCCGAGCGCGCGTACGGCGACGGCATGGTGCCGGAGCTCGAGAGCGCGCGTCTCGAGACGGAGGCGTCCGGCGCGTCGCTCGAGCGCGAGGGGATGCGCGTTCACGTTCCCTGGGAGAAGCTCCACGACGTGGAGACGGTGCGGGAGCTCGCATGGGAGGAAGGCGCGCGCGCGTTCCCGAGCCGCCCCGAGGCGGCGCGCGTGCTTCAAGATTTCGTCGCGGCGGTGGTGCAGCCCAATCTCCGGTTCGAGGCGTCCACGACCGCGCGGCTCCGCTCGGAGGCCCGCGCGGCCGTGGATCCCTACGAGGGGCTCGTCCGGAAGGACGAGAAGATCATCGGGAGCCACGAGGTGGCGACCGCGCTCCATCTGCGGAAGCTCGAGTCGCTGCGCGCGTGGAGCGAGCGCTCGAGGGGCGCGACCACCTGGAGGAAGGACCTCCTCGCGCTCGCCGCGAGGCTCGCGCTGATCTCGTTCCTGATCGCGGGGTTCCTCGCCTATCTCCGGTGGAACCACCGGGCCGTCTACGACGACGTGAATCAGCTGACGCTCCTCGCGCTCCTCACCGCGCTCGTCATGGGCGTCGGATGGATCGTGGTGAACCAGTTCCGCGGCTACGAGATGCTGATCCCGGTGACGGTGCTCTCGCTCTCGGCCGCGCTCGTCTTCGGACAGCCGCTCGCGTTCGCCGCCACGCTCGTGGCCTCGCTCCTCACGGGGGTCGTGTTCGGGCTGGGCCTTCCGTTCCTCACCGGGAGCGCCGTGGCCGGCATCGCCGCGATCGCGGTGGCGCGCGGCGTGCGCCGTCGCCGCGACTTCTACCGGCCGATGATCGTGATCGCCGCGGCCTACGCGTTCGCGATCCTCGCGATGGGGCTGGTGGACGGGGCGCAGGGAATCATCCTGCTCCGGCGCGCGCTCTGGGGCGTGGCCACCGGATTCGCGTCCGTCTTCGTCGTGACGCTCCTCCTTCCGATCCTCGAGGCGGCGTTCTCCGTGACGACCGACGTCACGCTCCTCGAGCTCGCGGACCTGAACCGCCCGATCCTCCGGAAGCTCATGCTCGAGGCCCCGGGCACGTACCATCACAGCCTGGTCGTCGGGAGTCTCGCCGAGGCGGGCGCGGCGGCGATCGGGGCGAACCCGCTCCTCGCGCGCGTCGGCGCCTACTATCACGACATCGGGAAGATCGACAAGGCGGAGTACTACGTCGAGAACCAGTCGAGCGCGCGGAACCGCCACGAGAAGCTCTCCCCGACCATGAGCACGCTCATCATCGAGGCCCACGTGCGCGAGGGGGCCGAGATCGCGAAGAGAGAGCGGCTGCCGCAGGCGATTTGCGACGCGATCCGCGAGCACCACGGCACGACGCTGATGAGTTATTTCTATCAGAAGGCGATCGCGCGGGACCCCGGCGTGCAGGAGGCCGACTTCCGCTATCCGGGCCCGAAGCCCCGATCCAAGGAGACCGCCGTCCTGATGCTCGCCGACGCGGTGGAGGCGGCGGCGCGATCGCTCAGCGATCCGACGCCGAGCCGCATCCGGGGCGTCGTGACGCGGCTCGTGGACGCTCGCGTGGAGGACGGCCAGCTCGATGAATGCCCGATCACGTTCGAGGACCTCGCGAAGATCCGGGAGAGCTTCTTCCCGATCCTCACCGCGCTCTTCCACGCGCGCGTCGACTACCCCGGCTCGCCCGCCTCGGAGCCGTCGCGCCGTCCCGATCGAAGTCCACGTCACGTCGAGAAGGCCCGGCTTAAGATCGACCACTCTTAGGCCGCTCCTCCGGCGCGCGCTCGCCCTCCTGGGCCGGCCGCGCTCGGGCCTCTCCGTCGTGCTCGTGTCGGACGAGGAGATCCGGGTCCTGAACCGGGACTACCGCGAGGTGGACCGGCCCACGGACGTGCTCTCGTTCTTCCTCGCGGACCCGGAAGCCCTCGCCGACCCGGAACGCGCGGTCTTCCTCGGCGAGATCTACATCTCGCTCGAGACCGCGAGCGCCCAGGCGCGGAGCGCGCGACGGGCGCTCGCGCGCGAGGTGGCGCACCTCGCGGTCCACGGCCTGCTCCATCTCCTGGGCCACGATCATCCCACGCGAGCCGAGCGGCGGCGCATGGCCGCCCTCGAGTCACGACTGCTTCGCTCGCTGGCGCCCGAGGTGGCGGCGCTCGGCGCACTCAAGGTATGATGCCGCCGTGTGGAAACGCCTCCGCAATTACTTCCTGACCGGGCTCCTCGTCCTCGCTCCCGTCTTTCTCACGGGCTACATCGTCTGGAAGCTCTTTCTCTTCGTGGACCTGATGCTGGGTACCACCTTCCGCGGCGGCTACATCCGCCCGGGCGGGATTCCGGGGCTCGGCTTCGTCACGGTCGTGCTGATCATCACCGTCACCGGAGCCCTGGCGAACAACTTCCTGGGCCGCTCCCTCGGCGGGCTGGTCGAGGGGCTCGTGCTGCGGGTGCCGTTCCTCCGCGTGATCTACCTCCTCCTCAAGGAAGTCGGCGAGGCGCTCCTGAGCGAGCGGAAGGGAGGCGCCTTCCAGAGGGTGGTGCTCGTCCCCTACCCGGGTCCCGGCATCTACTCGATCGGTCTCGTCACGTCCGCGCCGCCGCGCTCGATGAGCGAGGTCACGGGCGAGACGCTCGAGGGCGTGTTCATCCCCACGCCGCCCAATCCGTGGACGGGGCCGCTCGTCTACTACAAGAAGAGCGACCTCATTCCCACGCAGCTCCGTGTGGACCAGGCGATCAAGATGGTGGTCTCCGGGGGCGTGGTCGTTCCGGCCGATTCCATCGTGACGTCCAGCGCCGGGGGAGCGTGACCGTGGCGATCGTCCAGACCGACGCGCTCGTGCTCCGTTCCTACCGGCTGGGGGAGACGAGCCTCATCGTCCACCTCTTCACGAGCGAGCACGGCCTCCTGCGCTGCGTGGCGAAGGGGGCGCGGGGTCCGAAGAGCCGGTTCGGGGCGTCGCTCGAGCCCGGGGTGCGCGTGAACGCGGTCGTGTACCGGAAGCTCACGCGCGATCTCCAGCTCCTCTCCAAGGCGGACATCGTGCGCTACTGGCCGGCGCTCTGGGAGGATCCCGACCGGTTCGCGAAGGCGGGCGCGGTGCTCGAATTCCTCGAGCGCGCGGCGTACGGCGAGGCGGGAGACGCGGACCTCCTCGAGCTCGCGTCGGACGCGCTCGCGGCCATGAGCCATGCGCCCGCGCCCGCGCTCGAGGCGATCCTCCGCGGCTTCGAGGTCCAGGCGTGCATGCGGCTCGGCTACGCCCCGGAGCTCTCCTCGTGCCTCGAGTGCCGGCAGCCCCTCGATCGAGGAGGACTCTTCCATCCCGTCCGGGGCGGGCTCCTCTGCGGCAGTCCGTGCGGCGGCGAGGCGGGGTCGTTCCGGATCTCCGAGCGGGCGCGCCGCACGCTGATCGCCCTGGGCGAGCGGGCGCCGGCCTCGGTGGCCTCGTGGATCATGGAGCGCTATCCCGGGCCCGAGGTGTCGCGCGCGATCGAGCGCTTCCTCTCGGCCCATCTCGAGCGGTTCGAGGGGCTCCGCGCGGTGCGCGTGGGCGAGCGCCTCGCGCGCTACGCCGAGGGCGCGTGATGGGCGCCCTCCCCGCGAGCCGCCCCGTTCCGGCCCCGCCGGCCACCTTCCAGGAGACGCTCCTGCGCCTGGAGCAGTTCTGGTCGGACCACGGCTGCACGCTGCTCCAGCCCTACAGCAGCGAGGTCGGGGCGGGGACGTTCAACCCCGCGACCTTCTTCCGCGTGCTCGGCCCCGAGCCGTGGAAGGCCGCGTACGTGGAGCCCTCGCGGCGTCCCAAGGACGGCCGCTACGGCGAGAATCCGAATCGGCTCCAGCTCTTCTACCAGTACCAGGTCGTCCTCAAGCCCTCGCCCCCGGACGTGCTCGAGATCTATCTCGAGAGCCTTCGCCACCTCGGGATCGATCTCGCGCGCCATGACGTCCGCTTCGTCGAGGACGACTGGGAGTCGCCGACCCTGGGCGCGTGGGGCCTCGGCTGGGAGGTCTGGCTCGACGGGCAGGAGATCACGCAGTTCACGTACTTCCAGCAGTCCGGAGGGTACGACCTCGAGCCGATCACGGCCGAGATCACCTACGGGATCGAGCGGATCGCCTGCTACCTGCAGGGAGTCACGCGGATCATGGATCTCCAGTGGTCGAAGG
This region of Candidatus Eisenbacteria bacterium genomic DNA includes:
- a CDS encoding amino acid--tRNA ligase-related protein, with translation TMPLDEHLAHLQSDPGRVHAQLYDLAANGHELASGSIRIHRKDIQERVMEVIGMTREEAQSKFGFLLEAFEYGAPPHGGIALGLDRMVVLFQGGDSIRDAIAFPKTARATSLMDEAPGPIDEADLRELHLRVTSSKP
- a CDS encoding LysM peptidoglycan-binding domain-containing protein, which produces MRRDAGAARALLAAVTFAAIAGASGCGKPVLRVADASLGDYYTKEEYEKLSDEQREEYCTELANQRDLFLEQIASAEKALENHRLQTEPRRRELDSLRVAAAELESRLAEARSGAGVEGAGTRGGGTTGEAASAYTVRSGDSLWRIAARERVYGRGTRWTRLFEANRDRIRDPDRIYPGQEIQIPR
- a CDS encoding PhoH family protein; the protein is MTNANGETTRSVAIEGVDPLSLFGKNDANLRLVERSYPVQLTYRDGKISVRGEAGPVDEVSAILSSLADLVRRGAVLEEHDVHNFIGLNGHDDRDASLQLYERPVLFSFDKRTIRVKTLGQARYVSALQKHDIVFAIGPAGTGKTYLAVAAAVHALKSRQVERILLVRPAVEAGENLGFLPGDMKEKVDPYLRPLYDSLNDLLSYEKIRRFLDLGVIEVAPLAYMRGRTLNNAFVILDEAQNTTVGQMKMFLTRLGYGSKAVITGDVTQIDLGTQHASGLVEIQNILKGVPDLSFVYLNERDVVRHHLVREIIRAFDEHEKANPTSEGSRPATGR
- a CDS encoding HDIG domain-containing protein, encoding MASEPFRVVEPKRREKRNGFRAWIARVLGRRTRRTALLVGFLAFICLLVPRDPDFEVITLREGFPAKRDLIAPFQFYLLKERHRLQGEQETAARAVAPVYSVDPDMKPRVEALLDSLSGPQRADQLAREKGSLGARLRDLGMTSQALRLLAAPEGDRIVVLAERIAERAYGDGMVPELESARLETEASGASLEREGMRVHVPWEKLHDVETVRELAWEEGARAFPSRPEAARVLQDFVAAVVQPNLRFEASTTARLRSEARAAVDPYEGLVRKDEKIIGSHEVATALHLRKLESLRAWSERSRGATTWRKDLLALAARLALISFLIAGFLAYLRWNHRAVYDDVNQLTLLALLTALVMGVGWIVVNQFRGYEMLIPVTVLSLSAALVFGQPLAFAATLVASLLTGVVFGLGLPFLTGSAVAGIAAIAVARGVRRRRDFYRPMIVIAAAYAFAILAMGLVDGAQGIILLRRALWGVATGFASVFVVTLLLPILEAAFSVTTDVTLLELADLNRPILRKLMLEAPGTYHHSLVVGSLAEAGAAAIGANPLLARVGAYYHDIGKIDKAEYYVENQSSARNRHEKLSPTMSTLIIEAHVREGAEIAKRERLPQAICDAIREHHGTTLMSYFYQKAIARDPGVQEADFRYPGPKPRSKETAVLMLADAVEAAARSLSDPTPSRIRGVVTRLVDARVEDGQLDECPITFEDLAKIRESFFPILTALFHARVDYPGSPASEPSRRPDRSPRHVEKARLKIDHS
- the ybeY gene encoding rRNA maturation RNase YbeY, producing MGRPRSGLSVVLVSDEEIRVLNRDYREVDRPTDVLSFFLADPEALADPERAVFLGEIYISLETASAQARSARRALAREVAHLAVHGLLHLLGHDHPTRAERRRMAALESRLLRSLAPEVAALGALKV
- a CDS encoding DUF502 domain-containing protein — encoded protein: MWKRLRNYFLTGLLVLAPVFLTGYIVWKLFLFVDLMLGTTFRGGYIRPGGIPGLGFVTVVLIITVTGALANNFLGRSLGGLVEGLVLRVPFLRVIYLLLKEVGEALLSERKGGAFQRVVLVPYPGPGIYSIGLVTSAPPRSMSEVTGETLEGVFIPTPPNPWTGPLVYYKKSDLIPTQLRVDQAIKMVVSGGVVVPADSIVTSSAGGA
- the recO gene encoding DNA repair protein RecO codes for the protein MTVAIVQTDALVLRSYRLGETSLIVHLFTSEHGLLRCVAKGARGPKSRFGASLEPGVRVNAVVYRKLTRDLQLLSKADIVRYWPALWEDPDRFAKAGAVLEFLERAAYGEAGDADLLELASDALAAMSHAPAPALEAILRGFEVQACMRLGYAPELSSCLECRQPLDRGGLFHPVRGGLLCGSPCGGEAGSFRISERARRTLIALGERAPASVASWIMERYPGPEVSRAIERFLSAHLERFEGLRAVRVGERLARYAEGA
- the glyQ gene encoding glycine--tRNA ligase subunit alpha, whose product is MGALPASRPVPAPPATFQETLLRLEQFWSDHGCTLLQPYSSEVGAGTFNPATFFRVLGPEPWKAAYVEPSRRPKDGRYGENPNRLQLFYQYQVVLKPSPPDVLEIYLESLRHLGIDLARHDVRFVEDDWESPTLGAWGLGWEVWLDGQEITQFTYFQQSGGYDLEPITAEITYGIERIACYLQGVTRIMDLQWSKEHRWEDLFLKAEVEWCGYNFEHSDPKLLFDLFERYEGEAYRLLKLGLVVPGYDHVVKCSHFFNLLDARGAISVTERVGMIARVRKMARAAAGAYLKQREEMGHPLLRGEPTPELDPATRA